Proteins encoded together in one Nyctibius grandis isolate bNycGra1 chromosome 1, bNycGra1.pri, whole genome shotgun sequence window:
- the LOC137669140 gene encoding p53 apoptosis effector related to PMP-22-like, translating to MVKYGLDYTRCRWILPLLLGIGVIFGIIALAGRGWLESQTLPYVHQASLWESCRRPEQGGEWTCESLMGYAWGRAAAATYLVGFILLVICFALAIIAFAIDTLRFNFIRGIGGLLFVAAVFSVMGLVIYPVKFSTEIEMTGINMFSWAYGFGWTTAIMEICLGFFFCCLPNYEDQILGNVKPTYFYSSP from the exons ATGGTGAAGTACGGCCTCGACTACACGCGGTGCAGATGGATCCTACCCCTGCTCCTGGGCATAGGCGTCATCTTTGGTATCATTGCGCTggcgggcaggggctggctggAGTCGCAGACCTTGCCCTATGTGCACCAAGCGTCGTTAtgggagagctgcaggaggccTGAGCAGGGTGGGGAATGGACCTGCGAGTCCCTCATGGGTTACG CttggggaagagctgctgctgccacataCCTGGTCGGCTTTATACTTCTAGTCATCTGTTTTGCTCTGGCCATCATAGCGTTTGCCATTGACACGCTTCGGTTCAACTTCATACGAGGGATTGGAGGCTTGCTTTTTGTTGCTG ctgtgtTCTCCGTCATGGGCCTGGTCATTTATCCAGTAAAGTTCTCGACTGAAATTGAAATGACAGGAATCAATATGTTCAGCTGGGCTTATGGCTTTGGCTGGACCACCGCCATTATGGAAATATGCTTGGGATTCTTCTTCTGCTGCCTTCCCAACTATGAAGATCAGATCTTGGGGAATGTGAAGCCCACATATTTTTACTCTTCCCCATAA